Proteins encoded together in one Anopheles darlingi chromosome 3, idAnoDarlMG_H_01, whole genome shotgun sequence window:
- the LOC125957174 gene encoding uncharacterized protein LOC125957174 yields MCDSEIAGGGGPVVPSAVPAQPIPVLSPQPSANGIVEAINPAVQQMASSLSAHSMHHHLQQQQHQQQPLVHPSNATSAGAAPDSGGEYVSAQELEMENHWLREKLKEITSDRDRLLCEVANLRLELDMAELKRLPEHHR; encoded by the coding sequence ATGTGTGATAGTGAGATTGCGGGCGGTGGGGGTCCGGTGGTGCCATCGGCGGTTCCCGCCCAACCGATACCGGTATTATCACCGCAGCCCAGCGCCAATGGCATCGTGGAAGCCATCAACCCGGCGGTGCAGCAGATGGCGAGCTCCCTTTCCGCACActcgatgcatcatcatctgcagcagcagcagcaccagcagcagccgttggtGCATCCAAGCAACGCCaccagtgctggtgctgccccGGATAGTGGCGGAGAGTACGTGTCCGCGCAGGAACTGGAAATGGAGAACCATTGGCTGCGGGAGAAGCTGAAGGAGATCACCTCGGACCGGGATCGATTGCTGTGCGAGGTGGCCAATCTGCGGCTCGAGCTCGATATGGCGGAACTGAAGCGACTTCCGGAACATCACAG